Sequence from the Candidatus Edwardsbacteria bacterium RifOxyA12_full_54_48 genome:
ACCGTCTGAAGCAGGCCGAGTCGGTGATGCACCGCAGCCGCCTGGAGAGCGACGAGCTTCAGAGCAAGCTTTCCCAGGCTCAGATAGAGCTGGGCTCGGTGCGGAACGATCTGGACAACATCACCAACCGGCTGAGGAACGAATACGAGGTCGATATCCAGGCCCTGGCGGCCTGCGAAGAAATAAACCTGGAAGAGAGCCGCAGCCGGATAGAAGACCTCCGCCACCGTTTGAAGAAACTGGGCCCGGTCAATTTTGCCGCCTTCCAGGAGCTGCAGCAGGATGAAGAGCGGTACGGTTTCCTGGTCAAACAGCGGGACGACCTGCTGTCGGCCAAGGAGGATCTGGCCAACACCATCAGGAAAATTGACGAAACCGCCAGGGCCATGTTCCTGGAAACCTTCGAGGCCATCAAGAAAGGCTTCTCCCAGATATTCCAGCGCTTGTTCATCGGCGGGGAGGCCGACCTGAAACTGACCGGCAGTGATGATCCGTTGGAGGCCGAGATCGAGATCCTGGCCACCCCGGAGGGCAAGAGCCTGAAGTCCATCCGGCTGTTGTCGGGCGGGGAGAAGGCCATGACCGCCACCGCCCTGCTGTTCGGGATCTATCTGGTCAAACCGGCCCCCTTCTGCGTGCTGGACGAGCTGGACGCACCGCTGGACGACGCCAATGTCCAGCGCTTCTGCGCCATGCTCAAGGACTTTGCCGGCGGCACCCAATTCCTGGTGATCACCCATAACAAGCGGACCATGGAGGTGGCCGACCGGCTTTACGGGGTGACCATGGAGAAGCCCGGCATCTCAAAGGTGGTCTCGGTCAAATTTGACAACAGTTAACATTATCTGGTTATAACCGATGCTCAGAATATGCCAAATAAAAGACCATCAGGTGTCCGATTGTTCCGGAGAACAGGGACCCATCTGGGTATACACCAATCCCAGCGAGCAGGAAAAAAAGCATCTGGTAAATGAACTGAAGATCGACGAGCACACCCTGGCCTCGGCCCTGGACCCCGATGAGTTATCGAGGCTGGAATTCGAGCCGGATCATGCGGCCCTGATATTCAAACGGCCCAAGAACTACTCCTCCCAGGACGAACTTCTGTTCAAGGTGTCATCGGTCGGCCTATTCCTTTTTAAGGACCGGCTGATCGTGGTGATGCCGGAAGAGGCTCCGCTGTTCGAGGGAAAACAGTTCCAGCGGGTGGCGTCCCTGAACGACCTGTTGCTTAAGTTGATCTACCGATCCATCTTTCATTACCTGGAGCACCTGAAGATAATAAACATGATAACCGATTCTTTGGAGGACAAGATCAGCTCCTCCATGGAGAATAAATACCTGCTCAACCTGTTCACCCTGGAGAAGAGCCTGGTCTATTACCTGAATGCCATCAACTCAAATTCCATGCTGATAGAAAAACTCAAGACCAATGCCGCCAAGATCGGCTTCTCGCCCGAGGGGCTGGAATTCCTGGACGACATCATCATCGAGAACAACCAGTGCTACCGTCAAGCCGAAATATATTCCAACATCCTGGCCAGCATGATGGACGCCAGAGCCTCCATCGTCAGCAACAACCTCAACGTGCTGATGAAGACCCTGAACATCATCACCATCGGCATCATGGTGCCCACCTTCGTGGTCAGCGCCTTCTCCATGAACGTCGGCATCCCCCTTTCCTGGCACCCGT
This genomic interval carries:
- a CDS encoding divalent metal ion transporter, which codes for MLRICQIKDHQVSDCSGEQGPIWVYTNPSEQEKKHLVNELKIDEHTLASALDPDELSRLEFEPDHAALIFKRPKNYSSQDELLFKVSSVGLFLFKDRLIVVMPEEAPLFEGKQFQRVASLNDLLLKLIYRSIFHYLEHLKIINMITDSLEDKISSSMENKYLLNLFTLEKSLVYYLNAINSNSMLIEKLKTNAAKIGFSPEGLEFLDDIIIENNQCYRQAEIYSNILASMMDARASIVSNNLNVLMKTLNIITIGIMVPTFVVSAFSMNVGIPLSWHPSAFWMVMGLALVSVVAFMLFWRFKKW